In one Lolium rigidum isolate FL_2022 chromosome 3, APGP_CSIRO_Lrig_0.1, whole genome shotgun sequence genomic region, the following are encoded:
- the LOC124694379 gene encoding expansin-B7-like, with protein MSSFSVAVATALLFCLAAHGCCAPPPSSPPAPDSSANGTNAYTGGWLDARATWYGAPTGAGPDDNGGACGFKNVNLPPFSAMTSCGNEPLFKDGKGCGSCYQIRCVAQNHPACSGVPETVIITDMNYYPVARYHFDLSGTAFGAMALPGRNDQLRHAGIIDMQFKRVPCVYPGLTVTFHVEQGSNPNYLAILVEYEDGDGDVVQVDIMESRPDTTGKDGMSPTGQWVPMKESWGSIWRMDTWHPMQGPFSLRITNESGKMLVADKVIPANWEPNASYRSIIQFN; from the exons ATGTCATCCTTCTCCGTTGCCGTTGCGACTGCTCTGCTCTTCTGCCTGGCCGCCCATGGCTGCTGCGCCCCTCCTCCGTCTTCTCCGCCCGCGCCAGATTCTAGCGCCAACGGCACCAATGCCTACACCGGCGGCTGGCTGGACGCCAGGGCCACCTGGTACGGCGCTCCCACCGGCGCCGGCCCCGACGACAACGGCGGCGCCTGTGGTTTCAAGAACGTCAACCTGCCACCCTTCTCCGCCATGACTTCCTGCGGCAACGAGCCGCTCTTCAAGGACGGCAAGGGCTGCGGCTCATGCTACCAG ATACGGTGCGTGGCCCAGAACCACCCGGCATGCTCGGGCGTGCCGGAGACGGTGATCATCACGGACATGAACTACTACCCGGTTGCCCGCTACCACTTCGACCTCAGCGGCACCGCCTTCGGCGCCATGGCGCTGCCGGGCCGGAACGACCAGCTCCGCCACGCCGGCATCATCGACATGCAGTTCAAGAG GGTGCCTTGCGTGTACCCGGGCCTGACGGTGACATTCCACGTGGAGCAGGGGTCGAACCCGAACTACTTAGCGATCCTGGTGGAGTACgaggacggcgatggcgacgtggTGCAGGTGGACATAATGGAGTCACGGCCAGACACCACCGGCAAAGATGGCATGTCGCCTACGGGGCAGTGGGTGCCGATGAAGGAGTCGTGGGGATCCATCTGGAGGATGGACACATGGCACCCCATGCAGGGGCCCTTCTCTCTGCGCATCACCAACGAGTCCGGGAAGATGCTCGTTGCCGACAAGGTCATCCCCGCCAACTGGGAGCCCAACGCCAGCTACCGCTCCATCATCCAATTCAACTGA
- the LOC124694378 gene encoding expansin-B7-like, translated as MASFTIAAATALLFCLLAADGCCAKNSNKTHHAPPSPGTSPPAPVSSANATDADTGGWLDARATWYGAPTGAGPDDNGGACGFKNVNLPPFSAMTSCGNEPLFKDGKGCGSCYQIRCVAQNHPACSGVPETVIITDMNYFPVSRYHFDLSGTAFGAMALPGRNDQLRHAGIIDMQFKRVPCLYPGLTVTFHVEDGSNPNYIAILVEYEDGDGDVVQLDIMDSRDGMTSMGEWVPMKESWGSIWRVDTPRAMQGPFSLRITNESGKTLVADKVIPADWKPNAIYRSVIQFN; from the exons ATGGCATCCTTCACCATTGCCGCTGCGACTGCTCTGCTTTTCTGCCTCCTGGCTGCCGATGGCTGCTGCGCAAAGAACAGCAACAAGACCCACCATGCCCCTCCTTCTCCGGGCACCAGTCCTCCCGCGCCCGTTTCGAGTGCCAACGCCACCGATGCCGACACGGGCGGCTGGCTGGACGCCAGGGCCACCTGGTACGGCGCGCCCACCGGCGCCGGTCCAGACGACAACGGCGGCGCCTGCGGGTTCAAGAACGTCAACCTGCCACCCTTCTCCGCCATGACATCCTGTGGCAACGAGCCGCTCTTCAAGGACGGCAAGGGATGCGGCTCATGCTACCAG ATACGGTGCGTGGCCCAGAACCACCCGGCGTGCTCCGGTGTGCCCGAGACGGTGATCATCACGGACATGAACTACTTCCCGGTCTCCCGCTACCACTTCGACCTCAGCGGAACCGCCTTCGGCGCCATGGCGCTGCCTGGCCGGAACGACCAGCTCCGCCACGCCGGCATCATCGACATGCAGTTCAAGAG GGTGCCGTGCCTGTACCCGGGCCTGACAGTGACGTTCCACGTGGAGGACGGGTCGAACCCAAACTACATAGCGATCCTGGTGGAGTATGAGGACGGCGATGGAGACGTGGTGCAACTAGACATCATGGATTCGCGAGATGGCATGACATCTATGGGGGAATGGGTGCCGATGAAAGAGTCGTGGGGTTCCATCTGGAGGGTGGACACGCCGCGCGCCATGCAGGGGCCCTTCTCGCTGCGCATCACCAACGAGTCTGGAAAGACGCTCGTTGCTGACAAAGTCATTCCCGCAGACTGGAAGCCCAATGCCATCTACCGCTCCGTCATCCAGTTCAACTGA
- the LOC124701148 gene encoding uncharacterized protein LOC124701148 — MEAGVKEAGRLVDLWNEWGIQILVLVSFTLQVFLLIFGGIRRRSSSNALKFFLWSAYLLADSTAIYTLGHLSVDDRSDEHQLVAFWAPFLLLHLGGPDNITAYALEDNTLWLRHLQTLAVQVLGAAYVIYRYVADSVTLLLLASISMFVAGFLKYGERIWALNCGNISSITVSKFKPNPYQLLSMGTSEEEILLGAHSQFDICKGVFADIIMLPNPSVLSQSKPRSVISYMGEDLYKLVEMELSLMYDLLYTKAAVIHTWYGFCIHFISLLGTAITFLFFQIMIRRENGYSRVDLIISYILLVGALVLEIISVCRAVLSTWTSSLLHRRGRGWEWPLHIITSFSRRVHPASRRLWSGSIGQYNLFHLCTRNRNEIGTRLAMKLGLQDWWNKKHFSGTFSHTNSLSIQDLKKLVLKALQDKDRALQDKDTDLDSRGSFVLKSMESYEDFARWSVNIDFDESILVWHTATELCIRKSKAKHAKYLTEATEVLSNYMMFLLVVKPDMLPGAARNNVHLASCEQIEGQCHVCFGDKDNPVAASPISWQPYYILKELFHHDGPNPSRIPQREKLAEMVWSFSEFALGSVRAPKPHGESIRDSANMYAVLLANELLSIELRWHEQRDLFELILGVWVEMLLYAAKHCSQLSHARQLSNGGEFITIVSLLAHHFKYYSGVSRGINNLSKNNSICENNKPICESDEKLV, encoded by the exons ATGGAAGCAGGAGTAAAGGAGGCTGGAAGGCTAGTGGACCTGTGGAACGAATGGGGGATACAGATCCTGGTTCTTGTAAGCTTTACGTTGCAAGTATTCCTCCTCATTTTCGGGGGGATCCGCCGGCGTAGCTCTTCCAATGCACTGAAATTCTTCCTCTGGTCTGCGTATCTGTTGGCTGATTCGACAGCAATATACACACTGGGCCACCTATCCGTCGACGATAGGTCGGACGAGCACCAGCTGGTGGCGTTCTGGGCACCATTCCTCTTGCTGCACCTTGGTGGCCCAGACAACATCACAGCATATGCACTTGAAGACAATACGCTCTGGCTTCGCCACCTGCAAACACTCGCTGTGCAGGTCCTAGGAGCTGCATATGTGATATACAGGTACGTTGCCGACAGCGTGACCCTGCTTCTGCTGGCGTCCATCTCCATGTTTGTCGCTGGTTTTCTCAAGTATGGAGAGAGGATATGGGCGCTCAACTGTGGCAACATCAGCAGCATCACCGTCTCGAAATTCAAGCCTAACCCTTATCAGTTATTGAGCATGGGTACCAGTGAAGAGGAAATTCTGCTTGGAGCCCACTCCCAGTTTGATATCTGCAAAGGTGTCTTTGCTGATATCATAATGTTACCGAATCCATCGGTTCTTTCACAATCTAAACCACGGTCTGTTATATCTTACATGGGGGAGGATCTATACAAGTTGGTCGAGATGGAGCTGTCTCTGATGTATGACTTACTGTACACCAAGGCAGCAGTAATCCACACATGGTATGGCTTCTGCATCCATTTCATTTCGCTGCTTGGCACAGCCATCACGTTCCTGTTTTTTCAAATCATGATCCGTCGAGAAAATGGGTACAGCAGAGTAGATTTGATTATCAGTTATATTTTGCTGGTTGGGGCTTTGGTCCTGGAGATCATATCAGTGTGCAGAGCTGTACTATCCACCTGGACATCTTCTTTATTGCACCGCAGGGGTAGGGGATGGGAGTGGCCTCTCCATATTATCACTTCCTTTAGTCGGCGTGTCCACCCGGCAAGTAGGAGACTGTGGTCTGGCTCCATTGGGCAGTATAACTTGTTCCACCTGTGCACCCGCAACAGGAATGAGATAGGAACCAGACTGGCAATGAAATTGGGGCTCCAGGACTGGTGGAACAAGAAGCACTTCTCGGGAACTTTCTCACACACCAACTCTTTGTCAATACAAGATCTCAAGAAATTGGTATTGAAAGCGCTGCAAGACAAAGATCGAGCACTTCAAGACAAAGATACTGATTTGGACTCAAGGGGTAGTTTTGTACTGAAAAGTATGGAATCATATGAGGACTTCGCTCGCTGGAGCGTCAACATTGACTTTGATGAGAGCATCCTTGTTTGGCACACCGCAACCGAGTTGTGCATCAGGAAATCCAAGGCCAAACATGCAAAATATCTTACTGAGGCTACCGAGGTGCTATCCAATTACATGATGTTCCTGCTGGTGGTAAAACCTGACATGCTACCTGGAGCTGCACGCAACAACGTACACCTTGCCTCCTGTGAACAAATAGAAGGACAGTGCCATGTGTGCTTTGGTGATAAGGACAACCCAGTGGCAGCATCTCCCATAAGCTGGCAACCATACTATATTCTTAAGGAATTGTTCCACCATGATGGCCCCAATCCCTCCAGGATTCCACAGAGGGAGAAACTTGCGGAGATGGTGTGGAGTTTCTCCGAATTTGCACTG GGATCTGTAAGGGCACCAAAACCACATGGGGAATCCATCCGTGACAGTGCCAATATGTATGCAGTCTTGCTCGCCAACGAGCTTCTCAGCATAGAGTTGCGTTGGCATGAGCAGCGTGACCTTTTTGAACTGATCTTAGGGGTGTGGGTGGAGATGCTGTTGTATGCCGCGAAGCATTGCAGCCAATTGTCCCATGCCAGGCAGCTCAGCAATGGTGGGGAGTTCATTACCATCGTGTCATTGCTGGCACATCACTTCAAGTACTACTCTGGAGTCTCCAGGGGCATCAACAACCTTAGTAAAAATAACTCTATATGTGAAAATAATAAGCCCATATGTGAAAGTGATGAAAAGTTGGTTTAG